A single Chaetodon trifascialis isolate fChaTrf1 chromosome 18, fChaTrf1.hap1, whole genome shotgun sequence DNA region contains:
- the tfr1b gene encoding transferrin receptor 1b, which yields MDRIRSAFNSMIKNERYSRFTLQPVEDGERHVEVKLSDDATDDAADAEGHAGGSPSFRPAPPRQSRRNLCYLVLGTLLIFVTGYMIGYVSHRKPQAERPNCAPELQTENQLESTPAVAPAAELQLDWKDITQLLKQKLTSQAFDKTLRDYDLPRRSAGSEEDISLANSIFDKFTQLEMDPWNDIHYVQLQMPDSERPNRVLFGSDVFTPTGYLAYSARGKVEGKLVYGNYGRQEDLDVLQKKSVELKGSVLLLRTGKISFAEQVDNAATKGASAVLIYPDVEDYKYLAGTPLYGHVHLGSGDPYTPGFPSFNHTQFPPTESSGLPKIPAQTITANMAVALLQKIGGPESDASSGFKGGFSSLAYRLGGSENVTVEVNNVLVNREIHNVFGVIKGFTDPDRYVVLGAQRDAWGKGYAKATVGTSVLLELARAVREMVEKDGFRPRRSLVFASWSAGEYGSVGATEWLEGYMSSIDKSVFTYISLDGVVMGRGSFMASASPLLYSLLENTMKKVNSPLGSGTVYDMMGKSNWEANTLRPMAMDDPAYPFLAFSGIPSISFHFISPNTETYTYYGTNLDSKDHLDYETNHHTSEMTVVAAQFAGQMALRLIHDHLLSLNVSPYSSVLSKAVSRVYKRVSQLSQSGELKGVSPTWLNRARGSFQRAASSISDAIINTDLNDKEACRILNDRIMRVEHTLLSPYVSPVETPFRHLLLGRGSHTLASIAETTDMEQLHTQLALATWSLQGCANAMVGNIWDIDVEI from the exons ATGGATCGAATCAGGTCTGCATTCAACAGCATG ATTAAGAATGAGCGGTACAGCAGGTTTACTCTGCAGCCGGTGGAGGACGGAGAGAGACACGTCGAGGTCAAACTGTCCGACGATGCCACAGATGACGCCGCAGACGCCGAGGGCCATGCTGGGGGGTCCCCGAGCTTCAGGCCAGCACCTCCGCGTCAAAGCCGGCGTAACCTTTGTTACCTGGTCCTGGGAACCCTGCTCATATTTGTCACCG GCTACATGATCGGCTACGTCAGCCACCGCAAACCTCAGGCGGAGCGGCCGAACTGTGCCCCAGAGCTGCAAACTGAAAACCAACTGGAAAGCACTCCAGCTGTGGCACCAGCTGCTGAACTTCAGCTGGACTGGAAGGACATCACCCAGCTCCTCAAGCAGAAACTCACCAGCCAGGCCTTTGACAAAACTCTGAG ggacTATGATCTGCCCAGACGTTCAGCAGGAAGCGAGGAAGACATCAGTCTGGCGAACAGCATCTTTGACAAATTCACGCAGCTGGAGATGGATCCCTGGAACGACATCCACTACGTTCAGCTGCAGATGCCAGACAG CGAGCGTCCAAACCGTGTCCTTTTCGGTTCCGATGTCTTCACGCCGACAGGGTATCTGGCCTACAGTGCTCGTGGGAAAGTTGAG GGGAAGCTCGTGTACGGAAACTACGGCCGTCAGGAGGACCTGGATgttctgcagaagaagagcgTTGAGCTGAAAGGCAGCGTGCTGCTGCTCCGAACTGGAAAGATCAGTTTTGCGGAGCAG GTGGACAATGCTGCCACGAAGGGGGCCTCTGCTGTTCTCATCTACCCCGATGTTGAAGATTACAAGTATCTAGCGGGCACGCCTCTCTACGGACAT GTCCATCTGGGCTCAGGGGACCCCTACACGCCTGGATTTCCCTCCTTCAACCATACTCAGTTCCCCCCAACTGAGTCGTCTGGCCTCCCCAAAATCCCAGCCCAGACGATCACCGCCAACATGGCTGTAGCTCTTCTACA GAAAATCGGCGGTCCTGAGTCGGACGCGAGCAGTGGTTTTAAAGGCGGCTTCAGCTCGCTGGCGTACAGACTGGGAGGCAGCGAGAACGTCACTGTGGAGGTGAACAACGTGCTGGTCAACAGGGAGATCCACAATGTGTTCGGCGTCATCAAAGGCTTCACTGATCCCG ATCGATACGTCGTGCTGGGAGCTCAGAGAGACGCCTGGGGAAAAGGTTACGCCAAAGCCACCGTGGGCACCTCCGTGCTGTTAGAGCTGGCCAGAGCTGTTCGAGAGATGGTGGAGAAAG acgGGTTCAGGCCCAGGAGGAGCCTGGTGTTTGCAAGCTGGAGTGCTGGAGAGTACGGAAGTGTTGGCGCCACCGAGTGGTTGGAG ggtTACATGTCCTCTATTGACAAAAGCGTTTTCACCTACATAAGCCTGGATGGAGTGGTCATGG GTCGTGGGAGCTTCATGGCCTCGGCGAGTCCGCTGCTCTACAGCCTCCTGGAGAACACGATGAAAAAG GTGAATAGTCCTCTCGGTTCTGGCACGGTGTACGACATGATGGGAAAAAGTAACTGGGAAGCCAATAC ACTGAGGCCAATGGCCATGGACGACCCTGCCTATCCCTTCCTGGCCTTCTCTGGgattccctccatctctttccacTTCATCTCCCCCAAC ACTGAGACCTACACTTACTACGGCACCAACCTGGACAGCAAGGATCACCTGGATTACGAAACCAACCATCACACCAGCGAAATGACGGTGGTGGCGGCGCAGTTCGCCGGCCAGATGGCTCTGCGGCTGATCCATGACCACCTGCTCAGCCTGAACGTGAGCCCGTACAGCAGCGTCCTCAGCAAGGCTGTGAGCCGCGTCTACAAACGCGTCAGCCAGCTCTCACAG TCTGGTGAGCTGAAGGGAGTGAGTCCCACCTGGCTAAACCGAGCACGGGGCTCCTTCCAGCGAGCTGCGAGCAGCATCAGCGACGCCATCATCAACACTGACCTCAACGACAAGGAGGCCTGTCGGATCCTCAACGACAGGATCATGAGG GTTGAGCACACCCTCCTGTCTCCATACGTGTCCCCCGTCGAGACTCCCTTCCGTCACCTCCTGCTGGGTCGCGGCTCCCACACGCTGGCATCCATCGCTGAAACCACCGACATGGAGCAGCTCCACACCCAGCTGGCCCTGGCCACCTGGAGCCTGCAGGGATGCGCCAACGCCATGGTGGGAAACATCTGGGACATCGATGTGGAAATCTaa